In Nostoc piscinale CENA21, the genomic stretch GCCGATAGTAACTGTGCTTTCACCCATTGCCTCAAGTCCCAAGAGTTCCTGATAGTCGAGGGGGGGATGATTGGGATAGCCGGGGACGGGAACCCATTCAGTTATTTCGAGGTTAGGTAGACTTTTGTGGATTTTGTTAAACACATCGCGGAGGATACCGAGAAATAAGCGGCGGGTTTCTTTACGTCTGCTAATGGCGATGAAGATTTTTTTGTCTTCGGGGTCGGCTTTTATCCGCGCAATGTTATAAATTTCGTTGTTTTCTTGATATTGCAGCATTACACCACTGCGCCAATAGATTTTGTTATAGATTTTTTCGTGGGTGTTGACGATAAAACGAGAGATAATGCTTTCTGGGAGAACTTTGTAATGGTATTGAAATTCGAGGGTTTCCCCTTCTAATTCTGTTTGTTCTGGTTGGTCTTTGGGTAGAAGTCCAGCAATCAAGAATTGTGGCGGGTGACATTCTAGGGCAAAGCAAAGCTCAAATTCTTTCATCAACCCAATCAAATAATTGTGGCGCTGAATGGGGTAACGTTGTGGATTGAGAATACGGCTGAGGTCGGCGGGTGTGAAAATGCCTTTGGTTTGAGTTTTAAGGATTTCATCGCTCAGGAGCGTGTAAATACCTTCTGTCACCCAGTTGGGTTTGAGGACGTTAGTATCTTTGAGAATGGGATGCTCGCGGAAGTTGAGAACTAAGCCGAGTCGATGCAGCAAGTCGATGAGTTGCTCTTGGTTTTGTTCTTCGGGAATTTTGTTTTTGTAGCAGATGCCGATATAGTTGCTGTAGCTGATGAAGTCTTGGGGCATTGATTCGAGTTGTTGTTTCACCTCAAACCATGAGAGGGGTAAAAGGTCGTAGACTTCTTTGAGGTTGGCAATTTGCTGAAAAATAGCGGTGCGGAGTTCATCAATGCCGATATTGTCTTGGCAAGAAGTTTCGATAATGGCTTGAATATTGGCATATTTCTCGCGTAATGCTTTGCGGTTGATGTCGAGGGGTTGTTCGTCTCTTTTGTTGCCAACAATAATCACGGGGGACTGTCCGCCAAAGCTTTCAATTAATTTCAGCCAATATTCAATGCGGTTTTCTTCTTCGCTGGTGCGACAATTACAAACTAAGAGATAGAGGCTGCGCTTAGTCAAAAAAAAACTGATGGGTAGCATGATAAATTTCCTGTCCGCCAAAGTCCCAAACATTCAGGCGGATGTCTTTGGTATTAACCTGCACATTCCAAGTTTCTACATTCAATCCGTCAGTTTGGGGTTGATTTTTATCATATTGATTGCGGATTAGTCGCTCGATGAGGGATGTTTTGCCGACGCTACCTTGTCCGACAAGCAGGATTTTAGCTTCATGTAATGGTCGAGTTTTACTTGTGCGAATTTGCCTCAAGTAATTAAAAATCTTTTGTGGATCTTTTGAATCAAGAATTTCTAAGGGAATCTCGGAGATTTGGTTGGAACTGAGGTCAAGCTGCGTGAGATTGGTTAATTTAGCCAGCGCCTCTGGTATCTCGGAGATTTGGTTGGAACTGAGGTCAAGCTGCGTGAGATTGGTTAATTTAGTCAGCGCCTCTGGTATCTCGGTAATTTTGTTGGAACTGAGGTAAAGCTGCGTCAGATTGGTTAATTGCGCCAGCGCCTCTGGTATCTCTGTAATTTGGTTGGAACTGAGGTCAAGCTGCGTCAGATTGGTTAATTTAGTTATATCTTCAGGTATTTCAGTTAACTCTGCTCGAATTAAAATAAGTTTCTCTAAATGTGGTATTCGAGTTACCACACCGGGAATTTTCTTTAAAGGATTACCACTAATATCCAACCTACGCAAATTAGGCAAATCTAATAGTTCAAGCGGCAGAGTTTTTAAATTATTGCCTGAAACTTTTTGGATATAACGGGTTTCTACGAATTCATACCCTTCAACCTTCTTTCCCAAAATCAAAGACTCAAGCTGCTGCAACTTACCAATTTCCCCAGGTAACTCAGCTAAATTTTGCCCTGACAAGTCTAACTGTCGCCAACCCTCAGCCGCCGCTTGCTCTATCAGTGCTAACAACTCATCCTGCGTCATAATTCCAAGCCAAAGGGTAAAAGGAAAGAAGACTGTTGAAGATGATTTTAGCGGATCAGGGAAAAACTCTATACCATGCTTTGTAACGATTCCTGCGGTGGTCACTGAGCTTTGTCGAAGTGCGGACTACGCCAGCGCACCTTGATATTTTGTGATTAGTGATCGTGGTTTTTAAATAAAAAACCGCATCTGCACGCATCTGCACGCAGATAAAGCATCACTATACCACAGCAAAATGCCCCTCAGACTGGAAGTCTGGGGCTACACAAACGAAGTCCGCCTGCGCGGACTAATATATGCAAATAGCCTGCGTTCGGCTTTGCCGTTGCCGATAGGCTAGGCAGGCTTTGTTCTTGTAGCCGCGACTTCTAGTCGTTCGGCATTATATTTTGTGCAAAATTGGGATGCTCCCCTGGTAGGCAAGCTACGGTGTACAGACAAGTCTTGAAATCCTACCTAAAGTTTAGTTTCGTCGTCTAGCTTTCGGTTTGGCGATCGCTTTGAAAACCTGTCATTGCGTTCGCGTAGCGTCTCGCAGAAAGGAGGAACGACGAAGCGATCGCCAAAACTACGGGATTATGTGATTACTTCGCTCCGTTATCACTGCGCTCGTAATGACAATTTAAGGAGTCTATAACACCTGAAACCCTTGCAGATACCACTTGTGTGTACACGGTAGCTCCCTTTTCACCCCTTCAGCTGATTCATACATTTGTAGCTTGTTTGTGACACAGCTACTAATTTAATTAAGAGTCCGTAATACTGCTTATTTTCAATTTGTTTCTTGAATTTGTAGGCGGATAGTGTGATCAGTTGTTCCACTCAGTTGCAGCTCCATAATTTCTGTACCGAGGGGTTCAATGGAACTGAGAAGAGAGCGCAGGTTTGGTGTACTTGCACCTGTATCTACATACAATCTATCGGCTAAACTGCTGATGCGTTTCCATGTCATGTATAACTTGCCAATCATTTGTTCCATTTGAGAAGCTTGATTGACTAAATCAGCCGCAACGCTTAAACAGCCGACTCTGTGGGCTTCTTCTAAGGCGGTTTCTATATCGACATCTTCTTTAACTAGAGCTTGGACTTGTGCCGCAGATTTGAGATACTTGGCTAATTGACGGGCTTCTGTAGTTACTTGCTTGATGGTGTCTACGTCTGGGTTGGCAATAATTTCTTTTTGAATAAACTTTTGGTGCTGTTCTGGTAACTTTTCCATTTCCTTTACCAATGGGGCGATGTAGCGGGGTGGTAAGGAATTGTCTGCGGCTTTTACCTTGACTGGTTCCGGGATTAAATCGGAAGACATCGCCATCCATTCATCGGTGAGTTGGCGGACTTCGCGGCGTGTGATGCGATCGCCTTTTTGGGCGGCTTCACTCACCATTTGTTGCACTTCTGGGGCAGATTTCGCCGTTTCCACAAAGGCGCGTTTGCTAAAGTTGTTGACTGCGGCTGGTTCTAGTCTACCTTCTTCTAAAAGTGTATCGGCACTGTTGGCTAGTTGAATCCAAGAATAAGCTTGACTCTTACTAATTTCGCGTTCCTTTAACCATTTGAGAAAGCCTGTACCCCGCCCGTCGCCGCCTTTTTTTTTC encodes the following:
- a CDS encoding COR domain-containing protein; amino-acid sequence: MLPISFFLTKRSLYLLVCNCRTSEEENRIEYWLKLIESFGGQSPVIIVGNKRDEQPLDINRKALREKYANIQAIIETSCQDNIGIDELRTAIFQQIANLKEVYDLLPLSWFEVKQQLESMPQDFISYSNYIGICYKNKIPEEQNQEQLIDLLHRLGLVLNFREHPILKDTNVLKPNWVTEGIYTLLSDEILKTQTKGIFTPADLSRILNPQRYPIQRHNYLIGLMKEFELCFALECHPPQFLIAGLLPKDQPEQTELEGETLEFQYHYKVLPESIISRFIVNTHEKIYNKIYWRSGVMLQYQENNEIYNIARIKADPEDKKIFIAISRRKETRRLFLGILRDVFNKIHKSLPNLEITEWVPVPGYPNHPPLDYQELLGLEAMGESTVTIGKLKLKLNLRQLLDGYESLESRQKLQRDELERDRLTIVNQIYNNNQAEHKPMTQNTNNFHNSNITNVANEVKDKASQQASDFTQTSGANITEILLLISNLRQTVAQFPPEIRDDITIDIDDVEAEIQKPEPERNKPKLKKRLIALLTAASLIAGHIAGITDFTNNVLEIGDKLGIELQLPAGK
- a CDS encoding leucine-rich repeat domain-containing protein, giving the protein MTQDELLALIEQAAAEGWRQLDLSGQNLAELPGEIGKLQQLESLILGKKVEGYEFVETRYIQKVSGNNLKTLPLELLDLPNLRRLDISGNPLKKIPGVVTRIPHLEKLILIRAELTEIPEDITKLTNLTQLDLSSNQITEIPEALAQLTNLTQLYLSSNKITEIPEALTKLTNLTQLDLSSNQISEIPEALAKLTNLTQLDLSSNQISEIPLEILDSKDPQKIFNYLRQIRTSKTRPLHEAKILLVGQGSVGKTSLIERLIRNQYDKNQPQTDGLNVETWNVQVNTKDIRLNVWDFGGQEIYHATHQFFFD